The sequence CAGAAACATGGACCCGTGCTGATTACAGATCCTGGAATATCGAATATCTTTTGAAAGATATCACCTGCCCGCTTCTGTTCATTCAGGGAGAAAATGATGAATATGGAACTTTGGATCAGGTTGATAAGACCGTTACCCAGGTAAGTGGGAGTGCTGAGGAATACATTATTCCGGGTATTGGACATACGCCACACAAAGAAGCTCCGGAGCTGGTATTGGAAAAAGCTATAGAATTTATCAGGAATAACTCTTAGCCCTAAATAAATTTAGTAAAATAAATACATTAAGCTATCTCAATTTGAGATAGCTTTTCTTTTTATAAACTAAAGGGAAATAGATTTTATGTATTACAAATCTGCATATCGGCTTTGATTTGTACAATATGTATGCATGTTTTTCGTAAAGATCCTCCTTATTGTAAAATTTAATTTGAGACGAATTAAATTATTTCTTTATTTCTAAAACAAGCTTAAATAATTTTTTAATATTCAATTCAAAGAATGAATGACATTAACTAATATCTCAGTACCTCTCCAGCCTGAAAATTACAACAAATACGCAATAAATATCTCTTCTAAGGGATATAATATTTTCTATTTTTGAAAATAAGATTTAGTGGTTGAGAAAATTAATGATGCAAATCATTAAATATTTTGTTTGATCTGAATGTGTGAAGAGATGCAAATTTGCATCTCTTTTTGTTTCTAAAAACTATAATAATTGGATTTCAGCAGCAATATTTGATCTTGCCTGTATCTCATACTTTTCCTTAAAATAATCTGTCTTAAAAATACTATCGAGTTCCAGAAAATGGGTAAGCACTTTTTTTCTCCCTGGTTTATAAAGAAGATCAGGATAAATAGAATACTCTTTTCGTATTTTACGGGTATACTCCATATAGACTTCAAAATCTTTCCCAAGGATGGAAAGGTCAGCATCTAAAAGATAATTGGTGTCTTTATTTTCTGATTTCTCATGAAATTGGGTAGCCAGGATCTGGTCAGAAATAATTTCTATATTATTTTGATGTAAACCAAGTTCGGAAAGTCTTTCCGTGGCTTTCAGAGCACTTTTTTCCTCATTAGATTTAGAGGTAGCATTATAGATAATATCATGATAGAAGAGAGAAAAAGAAACTCCATTGAAATCAGAAAGATCACTTTTTACACTGCCAAGTTCCCTGAACATATTTTCAAGATGAACAAGATTGTGATAATGCCTGTTTTTTTCAGCGTATTGAGTTTCAATCTCTTTCCATAAGTTGCTGATTAAGTCTGGGTCTTCAGTGAAAAGTAAACAAAGCTGTTCAAATTGATCTTTTAGATTCATGGTGAATAGGTATAAAAAAAGGAACTTTTAAAAAGTTCCTCTGTTTGCTTCAAGAACAGCTTTCAGCTCAGCCCAGCCTCCGCCGTTATAACCGTCCTTTAATCCTTGAGCGCTTAGGTATTCCAATGCTTTTCCGCTTCTGTTTCCACTTCTGCAGAATAAAATTACCGGCTTTTCAATAGAAAGGATCTCGTCCTGTCTGTCTTCTACTTCGCCCAGTGGAATATTTTTGGCACCATCTATATTTCCGTCCATTTCAAGCTCCATAGGCTCACGAACGTCGATCAATTCATAGTTTCCAGATTGTATTACTTCTATTAAAGACATAGTTGTTTGTTTTAAACATTAAATTATAGACGAAATTACGTATTTTTTTTTTGAAAAAAATCTTAATGAAACTATAAATTTAAGAAAGGACGTTGTATTCAGAAGAAAGTGATGAAGACGGACAAAACTAAAGATTGATAAAATAATCTTAATTTTGCAGTGTGAAATTAATGAACGCTGGTGCTGAAAAATATTCCGAGCTGATAAAAACCAAGGCTAAACGTTTTGGCTTTCAGGGTTGTGGCATATCTAAAGCAGATTTTCTTGAAGAAGACGCCGGACACCTTGAAAAATGGTTGAAAAACAACTGTAATGGGGAAATGAAATATATGGAAAATCATTTCGATAAAAGGCTCGATCCACGATTGCTGGTAGAAGGTTCTAAATCCGTTATTTCACTTTCTTATAATTATTTTCCTGAAGAAAAAATCTCCATGCTGGAGAACTTTAAAATATCAAAATACGCCTACGCTGAAGATTATCATGAAGTTATTAAAGAGATTCTTCGTGAAATGGTGGCTGAACTGCAAGAAGAAATCGGAGAATTCGGATTCAGAGTCTTTGTAGATTCGGCACCGGTATTGGAGAGAAGCTGGGCCAGAAAATCAGGAATTGGCTGGGTAGGGAAAAATGCGAATCTGATTACCAAACAAAACGGATCTTTCTATTTCCTGGCTGAGATCATTTGTGATCTGGAACTTATAGCAGATCATGAAACCACAGATCATTGCGGAACTTGCAGAAAATGTATTGATGCTTGTCCTACAGATGCCATTGTTTCTGAAAAAATTATTGATGGAAGCAAATGCATTTCCTATGCTACTATAGAATTGAAAAATGACATTCCGGATCATTTCAAAAATAAAATGGAAGACTGGATGTTTGGTTGTGATATCTGTCAGGATGTTTGTCCCTGGAATCGTTTTGCAGCTCCTCATCAGCAGAGCAGATTCAAACCCAATGAAGCCCTGAAGAACTTCAAAAAAGGAGAATGGAAAGAAATTACTCAGGAAATTTTCTCCGAGATCTTTAAAAAATCACCCGTGAAAAGAACCAAATTCGCAGGTTTGAAGAGAAATATTGAATTTTTAGAGCGGTCTTCAGATTAAATTTTGTTTACCAATTTGGTGACGATTCCTGTGTTGGAAATTGTTAAAGTTCCAAATAAAAGCTGACAACCGACCATCCCTTAGATTTTAAAAGCTAAAGAGGTTTAGATTTAACTGAATAAACGGGCTAAAAAGTCTTTCCTAAAAAGAAAAATTGACCTTCAGGAGATTAGATCTCACCGAAAATCAACGTTTTTTTTGTATTCTTTTTGGAGCCGTTTTTACTCTTACTTTAAATCTTTTTTGTGATTTGCTATTTTTACGCATATTTGTGAATATTTCGTAATTAAATATAGCCATTTTTTCGATTAAAACAAATACTTTTACTAAAAATTACATATTAAATTTTATTCAAAAACATGACTTTGAAAACCATATTAATATACACTTTGAAAATCGTAGGGATCATTTTGGGAATTGTAATTGTTTATGTTCTTCTAGGATTACTGATTCCATTCATTCCGGTTTCAGCTAAAGATGATGGAGAAAAAAAGGATATTCCGATTTATATCTATACCAACGGTGTTCATACCGATATTGTAATGCCTGTAAAAAACGACCTGAAAGATTGGAGTCTGATGATTCCTTTTGCAGATACAAAATCTAAAAAAACAGATTATCAATATATTGGAATAGGATGGGGAGATAAAGGCTTTTATCTGGATACTCCAACCTGGGCTGACCTGAAGCTGTCAACAGCGGTAAAAGCAGCTTTTTGGTTAAGCGATTCAGCTATGCATTGCACTTATTATTATGCAATGAAAGAAGGTGAAGATTGTAAAATGATCATGATAAGCAGAAGTCAGTATCAAAATTTAATCAAATTTGTAGAAGATAAATTCGATAGAGATCAGAATGGAAAATTTATGTTGGTCCCTACCGATGCCGTGTATGGTGATAATGATGCATTTTATGATGCGAAAGGAACCTATAGTTTCCTCTATACCTGTAATACCTGGAGCAATAATGCATTGAAGGCTGCAGGGCAGAAAGCGGCTCTTTGGACACCATCAGATTTTGGGATCTTCCAGCATTATAAATAAGAATGAAACCTTTGTTCTTGTTTCGTACTATTGCAATGATGTAGATATATAATTAAGACGAAGTAAAATGAAACATAAGCTTTTCCGTGAACAACAATTAAACTGTGATATAGAAACTGCTTGGAAATTTTTTTCCTCAGCCAATAACCTTTCAGAAATTACTCCGAAGGATATGGGATTTACAGTATTGACAGAAATGAAAGATGATGAAATATATGCAGGAATGCTCATTGATTACTATGTTTCCCCATTATTTGGGATTAAGATGAAATGGCAGACCGAAATTACCCATGTGGATTTTCAGAAAAGTTTCATAGACTTCCAAAGAAAGGGACCCTACAAATTATGGAATCATCACCATGAGTTTATCCCCAATGATGAAGGAGTAATGATGAGAGACTCTATAGATTATGAACTTCCTATGGGATTCTTAGGCGAAATTGCCCATTCCTTATTTGTGAAAAAGAAACTGGAATATATCTTTGATTATCGGTTCAGAGTTTTAAGCAGACTGTTTTAAAGAGTTCAGTTATTGTATATAGTTTGTAATTCTGACGCAGGAAGAATCACAATATGATTTCTCGCAGATCCCAGAGGTCCCGCATTTTCATAGATTCATTACTTGCCATATCAGCTCAATCTGCGAGATTAAGAAAATCAATGACGTCTTTGTTATTGTAATGAAAGAAGAATCTTTTTTACGACTTTACGGTTTGCTACCTTCCCCAGAAAACTTCACCCATCATCAAAAAAAATGTGGTTTTATCAGCATTGTTTAAGTTTTTTTAACAGTTAAAAGACAGTAACTCCACCAAAATTTCTTATTTTTGCAGCACTATTGTTTTTACTAAAAAACTAAGTATTCTGATTGACATGGCAGGTCTGAGGTCACTTTTCTATTTTTATATCATATTGGTTTTTACCCTTTTCAATTCGAATTGGGCAGAAAAATCATTACAGAATATTCCTCACCTTCCACATGTAAGCAATATCCATTTGCTGGATGTTTACGAAGAAGCAGATATGAATACGCATGCATTACCTGCAGCGTCTAAAATTGTAAAGCATTCCCTACGTAAAGATGATCCTGCAATTGGAGATTTTTCAGCAGCTTTAAAAGTTGCCCCGAAAATCAGACTTCCTGATATTGCAGTTTCTACTATCTGTGGAGTGAAGTCTTTTCTCCATCTCCTCCAGTTATACTAGTTTAAGTTATTGAATTTCAAATTATTTTAACGAAAATTTTATAACCTAAACATTCAGAAATGTATTTTAAAAATGTAATAATTTGCAGCTTTGCAATATTATTCGCAGTGTCAT is a genomic window of Chryseobacterium nakagawai containing:
- a CDS encoding HD domain-containing protein — protein: MNLKDQFEQLCLLFTEDPDLISNLWKEIETQYAEKNRHYHNLVHLENMFRELGSVKSDLSDFNGVSFSLFYHDIIYNATSKSNEEKSALKATERLSELGLHQNNIEIISDQILATQFHEKSENKDTNYLLDADLSILGKDFEVYMEYTRKIRKEYSIYPDLLYKPGRKKVLTHFLELDSIFKTDYFKEKYEIQARSNIAAEIQLL
- a CDS encoding TIGR02117 family protein gives rise to the protein MTLKTILIYTLKIVGIILGIVIVYVLLGLLIPFIPVSAKDDGEKKDIPIYIYTNGVHTDIVMPVKNDLKDWSLMIPFADTKSKKTDYQYIGIGWGDKGFYLDTPTWADLKLSTAVKAAFWLSDSAMHCTYYYAMKEGEDCKMIMISRSQYQNLIKFVEDKFDRDQNGKFMLVPTDAVYGDNDAFYDAKGTYSFLYTCNTWSNNALKAAGQKAALWTPSDFGIFQHYK
- a CDS encoding rhodanese-like domain-containing protein, which gives rise to MSLIEVIQSGNYELIDVREPMELEMDGNIDGAKNIPLGEVEDRQDEILSIEKPVILFCRSGNRSGKALEYLSAQGLKDGYNGGGWAELKAVLEANRGTF
- the queG gene encoding tRNA epoxyqueuosine(34) reductase QueG; amino-acid sequence: MNAGAEKYSELIKTKAKRFGFQGCGISKADFLEEDAGHLEKWLKNNCNGEMKYMENHFDKRLDPRLLVEGSKSVISLSYNYFPEEKISMLENFKISKYAYAEDYHEVIKEILREMVAELQEEIGEFGFRVFVDSAPVLERSWARKSGIGWVGKNANLITKQNGSFYFLAEIICDLELIADHETTDHCGTCRKCIDACPTDAIVSEKIIDGSKCISYATIELKNDIPDHFKNKMEDWMFGCDICQDVCPWNRFAAPHQQSRFKPNEALKNFKKGEWKEITQEIFSEIFKKSPVKRTKFAGLKRNIEFLERSSD
- a CDS encoding SRPBCC family protein, yielding MKHKLFREQQLNCDIETAWKFFSSANNLSEITPKDMGFTVLTEMKDDEIYAGMLIDYYVSPLFGIKMKWQTEITHVDFQKSFIDFQRKGPYKLWNHHHEFIPNDEGVMMRDSIDYELPMGFLGEIAHSLFVKKKLEYIFDYRFRVLSRLF